The following are from one region of the Lineus longissimus chromosome 19, tnLinLong1.2, whole genome shotgun sequence genome:
- the LOC135503241 gene encoding pyrroline-5-carboxylate reductase 2-like isoform X1: protein MALQDKKVGFIGAGQMATAICEGIISCGLIRPENIIASDVFDGTLNKIAENGIKTTKKNREVVEKSDLICIAVKPNVVVPVLKEIAPFVTERHLFMSIAAGVTIETMEKILPKKSRVIRVMPNTPSLVKAGASVYSRGSHVIEGDAAMVAELFSSVGLCMESPEYLLDTVTGLSGSGPSYIFVAIQALADGGVKMGLPRDISLKLAAQTAMGAAKMVLDTGKHPEELKDAVCSPAGTSIAAIHSLEKNGFRGALIDAVEAATKRSAELGKINGNGAGNN from the exons ATGGCTTTACAGGACAAGAAAGTGGGGTTTATCGGTGCAGGTCAGATGGCCACAGCTATATGCGAGGGAATTATATCGTGTG gcctCATTAGACCAGAGAATATTATTGCCAGTGATGTTTTTGATGGAACACTCAACAAAATTGCG gagAATGGAATCAAGACAACAAAGAAGAACCGTGAAGTCGTTGAGAAGAGTGACCTGATATGTATTGCTGTGAAACCTAATGTGGTTGTACCCGTTTTAAAAGAGATCGCTCCTTTTGTTACTGAAAGACATCTGTTCATGTCTATAGCAGCAGGAGTCACTATAGAAACCATGGAAAAA attttaccGAAAAAAAGCAGGGTCATTCGTGTTATGCCAAATACTCCAAGTCTGGTGAAGGCTGGTGCTAGTGTATATTCACGTGGGAGCCATGTGATAGAAGGAGATGCAGCAATGGTTGCAGAGTTGTTCTCCAGTGTTGGACTCTGCATGGAAAGTCCCGAGTACTTATTGGATACGGTTACTGGTCTCAGTGGAAGTGGGCCGTCTTAT ATATTTGTTGCAATTCAAGCCCTTGCTGATGGAGGGGTGAAAATGGGTCTTCCTCGAGATATATCTCTCAAACTTGCAGCTCAAACTGCCATG GGTGCTGCTAAAATGGTCCTCGACACAGGCAAACACCCGGAAGAGCTCAAGGATGCTGTCTGTTCTCCAGCAGGGACGTCTATCGCTGCCATTCATAGCTTGGAGAAGAATGGTTTCAGAGGCGCGCTAATCGATGCAGTAGAAGCAGCTACAAAACGGTCTGCAGAACTCGGCAAAATCAACGGGAATGGCGCTGGAAACAATTGA
- the LOC135503241 gene encoding pyrroline-5-carboxylate reductase 2-like isoform X2, which yields MRAGFIGAGRIGQVLSKAIFRAGLIRPENIIASDVFDGTLNKIAENGIKTTKKNREVVEKSDLICIAVKPNVVVPVLKEIAPFVTERHLFMSIAAGVTIETMEKILPKKSRVIRVMPNTPSLVKAGASVYSRGSHVIEGDAAMVAELFSSVGLCMESPEYLLDTVTGLSGSGPSYIFVAIQALADGGVKMGLPRDISLKLAAQTAMGAAKMVLDTGKHPEELKDAVCSPAGTSIAAIHSLEKNGFRGALIDAVEAATKRSAELGKINGNGAGNN from the exons ATGCGAGCTGGATTTATTGGAGCTGGCCGAATTGGCCAGGTGCTGAGTAAAGCCATTTTCAGGGCTG gcctCATTAGACCAGAGAATATTATTGCCAGTGATGTTTTTGATGGAACACTCAACAAAATTGCG gagAATGGAATCAAGACAACAAAGAAGAACCGTGAAGTCGTTGAGAAGAGTGACCTGATATGTATTGCTGTGAAACCTAATGTGGTTGTACCCGTTTTAAAAGAGATCGCTCCTTTTGTTACTGAAAGACATCTGTTCATGTCTATAGCAGCAGGAGTCACTATAGAAACCATGGAAAAA attttaccGAAAAAAAGCAGGGTCATTCGTGTTATGCCAAATACTCCAAGTCTGGTGAAGGCTGGTGCTAGTGTATATTCACGTGGGAGCCATGTGATAGAAGGAGATGCAGCAATGGTTGCAGAGTTGTTCTCCAGTGTTGGACTCTGCATGGAAAGTCCCGAGTACTTATTGGATACGGTTACTGGTCTCAGTGGAAGTGGGCCGTCTTAT ATATTTGTTGCAATTCAAGCCCTTGCTGATGGAGGGGTGAAAATGGGTCTTCCTCGAGATATATCTCTCAAACTTGCAGCTCAAACTGCCATG GGTGCTGCTAAAATGGTCCTCGACACAGGCAAACACCCGGAAGAGCTCAAGGATGCTGTCTGTTCTCCAGCAGGGACGTCTATCGCTGCCATTCATAGCTTGGAGAAGAATGGTTTCAGAGGCGCGCTAATCGATGCAGTAGAAGCAGCTACAAAACGGTCTGCAGAACTCGGCAAAATCAACGGGAATGGCGCTGGAAACAATTGA